A window from Aliamphritea hakodatensis encodes these proteins:
- a CDS encoding LapA family protein: protein MRWLKYLIIVMLCVIALVVGIGFAWLNTDDVVIDLFFVTLPEASLSLWLMASFVLGGFAGILATGVGMMLLKARLNAAKRKMNAANQELDRLRTASLKQSA from the coding sequence ATGCGTTGGTTAAAATATCTGATCATCGTGATGTTGTGTGTAATTGCGTTGGTTGTTGGTATCGGTTTTGCCTGGCTGAATACCGATGATGTGGTGATCGATTTATTTTTTGTAACCCTGCCTGAGGCCAGCCTGTCTCTATGGCTGATGGCGAGTTTCGTCCTCGGTGGTTTTGCCGGCATTCTGGCAACCGGTGTTGGCATGATGTTATTAAAGGCACGGCTAAATGCGGCAAAGCGCAAAATGAATGCCGCTAATCAGGAACTGGACCGACTAAGAACGGCGTCTCTGAAACAAAGTGCCTGA
- the lapB gene encoding lipopolysaccharide assembly protein LapB, whose protein sequence is MSDLLLIGLFFIAIALGWMLGRLRKTAPQEKPSGALQREYFAGLDYLLSEKTDEAIDSFIRALEINSDTLPAHIALAKLFRRKGDVDRAIQIHQNLLARPDLSRHDFLRIQIALAKDYFAIGLFDRAEKLLLEINQQNPPAEPRQKVLTLLTKLYEKEQEWQQALQIARQLAANETREIQTELSHYCCELATEDIRKHRYKQARVRLSQALNYDSNAVRVSLLRAQMEMQQENWRAAIKDLKAVSQQDPVFVSETVHLLKRCYDELTRSDEFEAYLKQCLISTPSTSVMLALADIILEKQGAYPAGTFITDELKKRPAVKGFNRLIDLYIAHAAKGTNESLIVLRGLTGQLEQSKPVYLCHRCGFSGKNLLWQCPSCQSWGTTKPIQGLEGE, encoded by the coding sequence ATGTCAGACCTGCTGTTAATAGGGCTGTTTTTTATAGCAATTGCTCTGGGGTGGATGCTCGGGCGATTACGTAAAACAGCCCCTCAGGAAAAGCCTTCGGGGGCCCTGCAGCGGGAATATTTTGCAGGCCTTGACTACCTGCTCAGTGAAAAAACGGATGAAGCTATTGATAGCTTCATTCGTGCATTAGAGATTAACTCCGATACCCTTCCAGCCCATATCGCCCTGGCAAAACTGTTTCGCAGAAAAGGGGATGTTGACCGGGCGATTCAGATCCATCAAAACCTGCTTGCAAGACCGGATTTATCCCGGCATGACTTTCTGCGTATCCAGATAGCGCTGGCCAAAGATTACTTTGCAATCGGTTTATTCGACCGGGCTGAAAAGTTACTGCTTGAAATAAACCAGCAGAACCCCCCTGCAGAACCCCGGCAAAAAGTGTTAACGCTGCTGACAAAGCTGTATGAAAAAGAGCAGGAATGGCAGCAGGCGTTGCAGATTGCCCGCCAGTTGGCTGCGAATGAAACCCGGGAAATTCAGACTGAACTCAGTCATTACTGTTGTGAGCTGGCGACGGAAGATATCAGAAAGCACCGCTATAAGCAGGCACGGGTGCGCCTGTCTCAGGCACTGAATTATGACAGTAATGCGGTCAGGGTTTCGTTATTACGCGCACAGATGGAAATGCAGCAGGAAAACTGGCGTGCGGCAATAAAAGACCTTAAAGCTGTCTCCCAGCAGGACCCTGTATTTGTCTCAGAAACCGTTCATTTACTGAAACGTTGCTATGATGAACTGACCCGTTCGGACGAGTTTGAAGCATATTTAAAACAGTGTCTGATCAGTACACCCTCAACATCAGTGATGCTGGCGCTGGCGGATATTATTCTGGAAAAGCAGGGGGCTTACCCTGCAGGCACGTTTATTACCGATGAGTTAAAGAAGCGGCCTGCGGTAAAGGGGTTTAACCGTCTGATTGATTTGTATATCGCGCATGCGGCCAAAGGCACCAATGAGAGCCTGATTGTGCTCAGGGGGCTGACCGGACAGTTAGAGCAGAGCAAGCCGGTTTACCTGTGTCATCGCTGTGGCTTTTCAGGAAAAAATTTACTCTGGCAGTGTCCTTCATGCCAGAGCTGGGGAACGACCAAACCTATTCAGGGCCTTGAAGGCGAATAA
- the pyrF gene encoding orotidine-5'-phosphate decarboxylase translates to MSKKQIIVALDYPEQAAALAMAERLDPNLCRVKVGKELFTRAGPAMVEKLHAMGFDVFLDLKYHDIPNTTAKAVRAAAELGVWMVDLHASGGRSMMETARNELDKVNGAQTLLIAVTVLTSMERSDMVELGLDLDPLDQVKRLALLAESSGMDGVVCSAQEVKPLREIIQSDFKLVTPGIRPAEADAGDQKRIMTPSQAITAGSSYLVIGRPITQADAPETALINIQQEIAGLG, encoded by the coding sequence ATGAGCAAAAAGCAAATTATTGTAGCCCTTGATTATCCAGAGCAGGCCGCCGCGCTGGCGATGGCTGAACGCCTTGATCCAAACTTGTGTCGTGTCAAAGTGGGCAAAGAATTATTCACCCGTGCAGGCCCCGCAATGGTGGAAAAGCTGCATGCGATGGGCTTCGATGTTTTTCTTGATCTGAAATACCATGATATTCCAAACACCACCGCAAAAGCTGTGCGCGCTGCGGCGGAACTGGGGGTCTGGATGGTTGATCTTCATGCCAGCGGTGGTCGCAGCATGATGGAAACGGCCCGGAACGAACTGGATAAGGTGAATGGGGCGCAAACACTGCTGATTGCTGTGACAGTGCTGACCAGCATGGAACGCAGCGATATGGTTGAGCTGGGGCTTGATCTGGATCCGCTGGATCAGGTAAAGCGACTGGCATTGCTGGCTGAAAGTTCAGGCATGGACGGTGTTGTGTGTTCAGCCCAGGAAGTTAAGCCTCTGCGGGAAATTATTCAGTCTGACTTTAAACTGGTTACGCCTGGCATCCGGCCTGCAGAGGCGGATGCGGGGGATCAGAAACGTATCATGACGCCTTCACAGGCAATTACAGCGGGCAGCAGTTATCTGGTGATCGGTCGCCCGATTACACAGGCTGATGCACCTGAAACCGCGTTGATTAATATTCAGCAGGAAATTGCCGGTCTGGGCTGA
- a CDS encoding ComEA family DNA-binding protein, whose protein sequence is MYIWKYLQTVLISFFLIASAFTSAGNHQLDINTASAVQFAEHLNGVGAKKATAIVAYREQLGGFTDLEQLKDVKGIGEGIFAKNRDRIMLSLPAAPASGPEMKPEAESEPAS, encoded by the coding sequence ATGTATATATGGAAATATCTTCAAACCGTTCTGATTTCTTTTTTCCTGATCGCTTCAGCATTTACTTCTGCAGGTAATCATCAGTTAGATATCAATACAGCCAGTGCCGTTCAGTTTGCGGAGCACCTGAATGGTGTGGGGGCAAAAAAGGCAACTGCGATTGTTGCTTATCGTGAACAGCTGGGCGGTTTTACAGATCTTGAACAGCTGAAAGATGTAAAGGGAATAGGCGAAGGTATCTTTGCTAAAAACCGTGACAGGATAATGCTCTCTTTGCCTGCGGCGCCTGCGTCAGGCCCGGAGATGAAACCTGAAGCTGAATCTGAGCCCGCGTCTTAG
- a CDS encoding HvfA family oxazolone/thioamide-modified RiPP metallophore, translated as MKTKTTIKPITAAVGAVLLAGVASMPVTAAENPFAAQELTSGYQLAEAAKKVVEEGKCGEGKCGGSSEKTEEGKCGEGKCGGSSEKAEEGKCGEGKCGGSSEKAEEGKCGEGKCGGSSEKAEEGKCGEGKCGGEKKPIVEG; from the coding sequence ATGAAAACTAAGACTACAATTAAGCCGATTACTGCTGCTGTTGGTGCTGTTCTGCTGGCTGGTGTTGCTTCAATGCCTGTTACTGCTGCTGAAAACCCGTTTGCTGCACAGGAACTGACCTCCGGTTACCAGTTAGCTGAAGCTGCTAAGAAAGTAGTTGAAGAAGGTAAGTGTGGTGAAGGTAAGTGCGGCGGTTCTTCTGAAAAGACTGAAGAAGGCAAGTGCGGCGAAGGTAAGTGCGGCGGTTCTTCTGAGAAAGCTGAAGAAGGTAAGTGCGGCGAAGGTAAATGTGGCGGTTCTTCTGAGAAAGCTGAAGAAGGTAAGTGCGGCGAAGGTAAGTGCGGCGGTTCTTCCGAGAAAGCTGAAGAAGGTAAGTGTGGCGAAGGTAAGTGCGGCGGAGAGAAGAAGCCAATCGTTGAAGGTTAA
- a CDS encoding HvfB family MNIO-type RiPP peptide maturase has protein sequence MTNQAFQIEGAGLGFRRCMGDSLAEAGSGRVDFLEVAPENWMRLGGRFAKLFRRYTEQYDFVAHGLSLSIGSPSPLDVEFLKELKVFMAEHNMKGYSEHLSYCSDDGHLYDLMPIPFTEEAVHYVAGRIRQVQDILEQRIAMENISYYAAPGSEMTEMEFFTAVLKEADCDMLLDVNNIYVNSINHGYDAIEFLNQVPGERISYIHVAGHYNEAEDLIVDTHGADVIDPVWDILQHTYARFGTVPTLLERDFNIPPMQELLKEVDLIRGYQQAADAARLSSAKGAQHAVA, from the coding sequence ATGACTAATCAGGCATTTCAGATTGAAGGTGCTGGCCTGGGATTTCGCCGCTGTATGGGTGATTCGCTGGCAGAGGCCGGATCCGGTCGGGTTGATTTTCTGGAGGTAGCTCCGGAAAACTGGATGCGCTTAGGTGGCCGGTTTGCCAAGCTGTTCCGCCGCTATACTGAGCAGTATGACTTTGTTGCTCATGGTTTATCTCTTTCAATCGGTAGCCCTTCACCTCTGGACGTAGAGTTTCTGAAAGAACTTAAGGTCTTTATGGCTGAGCATAATATGAAAGGCTATTCCGAACATCTGAGTTACTGCAGTGATGACGGGCACCTTTATGATCTGATGCCAATTCCTTTCACTGAAGAAGCGGTACATTATGTTGCCGGGCGTATCCGTCAGGTGCAGGATATCCTTGAACAGCGTATCGCAATGGAAAATATTTCCTATTATGCCGCGCCCGGTTCAGAAATGACGGAAATGGAATTCTTTACTGCGGTATTGAAGGAAGCAGACTGCGATATGCTGCTGGATGTGAATAACATTTATGTTAACAGTATCAATCACGGTTATGACGCAATTGAGTTTTTGAATCAGGTACCGGGTGAGCGGATCAGTTACATTCATGTTGCCGGCCACTATAACGAAGCGGAAGACCTGATCGTTGATACCCATGGTGCTGATGTGATTGATCCTGTCTGGGATATTTTGCAGCATACTTATGCCCGGTTCGGTACTGTTCCCACATTGCTGGAGCGCGATTTTAATATCCCGCCGATGCAGGAATTACTGAAAGAAGTTGATCTGATTCGCGGCTATCAGCAGGCAGCAGACGCGGCGCGTTTATCGTCTGCGAAGGGGGCTCAGCATGCAGTCGCCTAA
- a CDS encoding HvfC family RiPP maturation protein: protein MQSPKPEFTDLQYRFAGTIRDPEHVATLEDVEERRMKIYRELFYNNVAGFVNSGFPVLKSLSDEAYWQQLIRDFLIEHRCQTPYFLEIAQEFVTYVSEVREPRSEDLPFLAALAHYEWAELALDTAEDPDDLSTVNPEGDLLSGHPVQSPLAWSLMYEYPVHHISESFIPEAKSEVPTCLVVYRNNRDQVKFMEINPLTARLLHLLAEDTDLSGRDALLQIAAEMAHPDPEVIVQGGLSILEQLRQTEIILGTNNN from the coding sequence ATGCAGTCGCCTAAGCCGGAGTTTACCGACCTGCAGTACCGGTTTGCCGGTACCATCCGCGACCCTGAGCATGTGGCGACGCTGGAAGATGTAGAAGAGCGTCGCATGAAAATATACCGCGAGCTTTTTTATAACAACGTCGCAGGCTTTGTGAATTCCGGATTTCCGGTTTTGAAAAGCCTGTCTGATGAAGCCTACTGGCAGCAACTGATCCGTGACTTCCTGATCGAACACCGTTGTCAGACGCCTTATTTTCTTGAAATTGCTCAGGAATTCGTGACTTACGTTTCTGAGGTTCGGGAACCGCGCAGCGAAGATTTACCTTTTTTAGCGGCACTGGCTCATTACGAATGGGCTGAACTGGCGCTGGATACCGCTGAAGACCCTGATGATCTGAGTACTGTTAATCCTGAAGGGGATTTACTTAGCGGGCACCCTGTTCAGTCTCCGCTTGCATGGTCGCTGATGTATGAGTATCCGGTACATCATATCAGTGAATCTTTTATTCCTGAGGCGAAGTCTGAAGTGCCAACCTGCCTGGTGGTTTACCGGAATAACCGGGACCAGGTGAAGTTTATGGAGATAAATCCGTTAACTGCACGGTTACTCCACCTGTTAGCTGAAGATACTGATTTGAGCGGGCGTGACGCGCTGCTCCAGATTGCTGCTGAAATGGCACACCCTGATCCGGAAGTGATTGTGCAGGGCGGGCTGAGCATATTAGAACAACTGCGACAGACAGAAATAATTTTAGGTACCAACAATAACTAA
- a CDS encoding HvfX family Cu-binding RiPP maturation protein, whose product MANQLVKHYNSVHNLLDKTRFADGIAPLLLRLYLAPVLMQAGYNKLSHFEDTAAWFGNPDWGLGLPFPEVMAALAAGTEFFGGILLIIGLATRWISIPLMVTMLVAAFTVHIDNGWLAISDASSWLANDRVMEASERLARAKEILRDNGNYSWLTGRGSVVILNNGIEFAITYFIMLLSLFFTGGGRYLSIDYWLAKSFRNQD is encoded by the coding sequence ATGGCTAACCAATTGGTGAAACACTATAACTCAGTACATAATTTGCTGGACAAGACCCGCTTTGCAGATGGCATTGCGCCTTTACTGCTCCGGCTCTATCTGGCGCCTGTGCTGATGCAGGCAGGTTATAACAAACTTTCTCATTTTGAAGACACCGCCGCCTGGTTTGGTAATCCTGACTGGGGTCTGGGACTGCCATTTCCGGAAGTGATGGCAGCACTGGCTGCGGGTACAGAGTTCTTTGGCGGTATTTTACTGATTATTGGTCTGGCGACCCGCTGGATTTCAATTCCGCTGATGGTCACCATGCTGGTGGCGGCGTTCACCGTGCATATTGATAACGGCTGGCTGGCAATTTCCGATGCAAGCAGCTGGTTGGCCAATGACCGGGTAATGGAAGCGTCAGAGCGTCTGGCCCGTGCGAAAGAAATTTTACGTGACAATGGTAACTATAGCTGGCTGACCGGCCGGGGATCAGTGGTCATTCTGAATAATGGTATTGAGTTTGCTATCACTTACTTCATTATGCTTCTGAGCCTGTTCTTTACTGGCGGTGGCCGTTACCTGAGCATTGATTACTGGCTGGCGAAGTCGTTTCGTAACCAGGATTGA
- the tsaA gene encoding tRNA (N6-threonylcarbamoyladenosine(37)-N6)-methyltransferase TrmO: MIAELNLKPIAIIHSGFKEKFGIPRQPGLASSMTATIELLPEFASAEAVKGLETCSHIWLVFVFSACVDKGWSPSVRPPRLGGNQKLGVLASRSPFRPNPIGLSPVRLETVRIENNGIYLDVSGADLLDQTPILDIKPYLPYSDIIEDASFELATRAESLDLDVRFTPAAEAALHTHAARLAVPLQTQIEEILRCDPRPAYHKNKQDERVYGIRLHDLNIRWMINSEYIQVNEIILDS; the protein is encoded by the coding sequence ATGATTGCCGAACTCAACCTTAAACCAATAGCTATCATTCACAGTGGATTTAAAGAAAAGTTCGGCATTCCCCGTCAGCCCGGCCTGGCATCTTCAATGACAGCCACCATTGAGCTGCTACCTGAGTTTGCATCCGCTGAAGCTGTCAAAGGATTGGAGACCTGCTCACACATATGGCTGGTTTTTGTATTCAGCGCCTGTGTTGATAAAGGCTGGTCACCCAGTGTCAGACCACCCCGGCTCGGCGGCAATCAGAAACTCGGGGTTCTGGCATCCCGCTCACCGTTCAGACCAAATCCTATCGGCCTTTCACCGGTCAGGCTGGAAACTGTCCGGATTGAAAATAACGGCATCTATCTGGATGTCAGCGGCGCGGATTTACTGGACCAGACACCGATCCTAGATATTAAACCCTACCTTCCGTACAGCGATATCATTGAGGATGCCAGCTTTGAGCTGGCAACCCGGGCTGAATCGCTGGACCTGGATGTCAGGTTCACGCCGGCAGCCGAAGCAGCCTTACACACTCACGCAGCTCGTTTAGCTGTTCCCCTGCAGACACAGATTGAAGAGATTCTTCGCTGTGACCCCCGCCCGGCTTACCACAAGAACAAACAGGACGAACGCGTATATGGCATCCGGTTACATGACCTGAATATTCGCTGGATGATTAATTCCGAGTATATTCAGGTCAACGAAATTATACTGGATAGTTAG
- a CDS encoding ComF family protein — translation MNALIPPGKFNNRTDYLSALHQLALQSVSLAVKPDCLIPVPMHPRKLLKREYNHAWLLARDVNRKLNIPIRNDILHKRIHTRNQINLSAARRRQNLRHSFQCVNAPPPHVMLIDDVVTTGTTANILSRILKQAGCKRVEVFALARTDKPSGK, via the coding sequence GTGAACGCGCTGATCCCACCGGGAAAGTTTAACAACCGTACCGATTATCTGTCAGCGCTGCATCAACTTGCCCTGCAAAGCGTCAGTCTGGCGGTCAAACCCGATTGCCTGATTCCTGTCCCGATGCACCCGAGAAAACTGTTAAAGCGGGAATATAATCATGCCTGGTTGCTGGCACGGGATGTGAACCGGAAGCTAAATATCCCGATAAGAAATGACATTTTGCATAAACGCATACACACCCGGAATCAGATTAACCTCAGCGCAGCCAGGCGCAGGCAAAATCTGCGACACAGTTTTCAGTGCGTGAATGCCCCGCCACCTCACGTCATGCTGATTGACGACGTCGTCACTACGGGCACTACGGCAAATATACTCAGCAGAATACTCAAACAGGCCGGCTGCAAGCGGGTTGAGGTTTTCGCTCTGGCCAGAACAGATAAACCGTCCGGTAAATAA
- the bioB gene encoding biotin synthase BioB yields the protein MQQLSAIRHDWTKDEVQALFDLPFNDLLFQAQLVHRENFNPNEVQVSTLLSIKTGACPEDCKYCPQSGHYNTGLEKERLMQVEKVLEKARKAKETGSTRFCMGAAWKHPAEKDMPYVLEMVKEVKKLGLETCMTLGMLDQDKAERLADAGLDYYNHNLDTSPEYYDKIITTRTFQDRLDTLHNVRESGMKVCSGGILGMGETATDRIGLLRQLANMPTQPESVPINMLVKVKGTPMENVDDLDHLEFVRTIAVARIMMPASHVRLSAGRESMSDEMQAMTFMAGANSIFYGECLLTTPNPETHRDLQLFKRLGINPEQRISENDDTQEQVIMQSLQKQQDDSFFYEA from the coding sequence ATGCAGCAATTAAGTGCTATCCGACACGACTGGACTAAAGACGAAGTACAGGCTTTATTTGACCTGCCTTTTAACGATCTGTTGTTTCAGGCACAGCTTGTTCACCGTGAAAATTTTAATCCTAACGAAGTACAGGTAAGTACGCTGCTGTCGATCAAAACAGGTGCCTGTCCGGAAGACTGTAAGTATTGCCCTCAGAGTGGTCATTACAACACAGGCCTGGAAAAAGAGCGCCTGATGCAGGTTGAAAAGGTTCTGGAAAAGGCCCGTAAAGCAAAGGAAACCGGTTCAACCCGTTTCTGCATGGGAGCCGCCTGGAAGCATCCGGCTGAAAAAGACATGCCGTATGTACTGGAAATGGTTAAAGAAGTTAAGAAGTTAGGTCTGGAAACCTGTATGACACTGGGCATGCTGGATCAGGACAAAGCTGAACGCCTGGCGGATGCGGGTCTGGATTACTATAACCACAACCTGGATACCTCACCGGAATATTACGACAAGATTATTACCACCCGTACTTTCCAGGACCGTCTGGATACTCTGCATAACGTGCGTGAATCCGGCATGAAGGTATGCAGTGGCGGTATTCTGGGGATGGGTGAGACCGCAACTGACCGTATCGGTTTATTGCGTCAGTTGGCAAATATGCCAACGCAACCTGAAAGTGTGCCTATTAACATGCTGGTGAAGGTAAAAGGCACGCCAATGGAAAATGTGGATGACCTGGATCATCTTGAGTTTGTCCGTACTATCGCTGTAGCACGTATTATGATGCCGGCTTCCCACGTACGTCTGTCCGCTGGCCGGGAGAGTATGAGTGATGAAATGCAGGCGATGACTTTTATGGCGGGTGCTAACTCCATTTTCTATGGTGAATGTCTGCTGACAACCCCTAACCCGGAAACTCACCGTGACCTGCAGCTCTTTAAGCGCCTGGGTATTAATCCTGAACAGCGTATCAGTGAAAATGACGATACTCAGGAACAGGTGATTATGCAGTCACTGCAAAAGCAGCAGGACGATTCGTTCTTCTACGAAGCCTGA
- the bioF gene encoding 8-amino-7-oxononanoate synthase, with amino-acid sequence MSFSQLQDELNLRKQASLYRTRRTLQTPQSPNIKVDGKDYLAFCSNDYLGLANHPDVIAAFQNAANLYGVGGGASHLVSGHSQAHHELELALAEFTGRDRALLFSTGYMANLGAVTALLDKQDGVFEDRVNHASLLDAGLLSGARFQRYLHNDATNLQTRLQRSETRRKLVITDGVFSMDGDIAPLSELADVSCAADAWMMVDDAHGLGCIGKEGRGSVDHFGLGQDDVQILMGTLGKAFGTAGAFIAGSDVLIETLIQHARSYIYTTSMPPAVAAATLRSLQLVREEEWRREKLRALIAQFRTGCESLGLALMDSQTPIQPVMVGSSETAMQMSAALEAKGIFITAIRPPTVPKNEARLRVTLSASHTEADVDRLLVALSEVKI; translated from the coding sequence ATGTCATTCTCACAGTTACAGGATGAACTGAATCTGCGCAAGCAGGCTTCACTTTACCGTACCCGCAGAACCCTGCAAACGCCTCAGTCGCCGAACATCAAAGTGGATGGGAAGGACTATCTGGCGTTCTGTTCAAATGATTATCTGGGGCTGGCTAACCATCCTGATGTGATAGCTGCTTTTCAGAACGCTGCCAATCTTTACGGCGTGGGGGGCGGTGCCTCGCACCTGGTCAGTGGCCACAGTCAGGCCCACCATGAACTTGAGCTGGCACTGGCAGAATTTACCGGCCGCGACAGAGCGCTGTTATTTTCAACCGGATATATGGCAAATCTGGGCGCGGTAACTGCGTTGCTTGATAAGCAGGACGGCGTGTTTGAAGACCGGGTAAACCATGCTTCCCTGTTGGATGCAGGCCTGTTAAGCGGTGCCCGTTTTCAGCGTTATTTACATAACGATGCGACAAACCTGCAGACCCGTCTGCAGCGCAGTGAAACCCGCCGTAAGTTAGTGATCACGGACGGTGTGTTCAGTATGGACGGCGACATTGCACCATTATCTGAGCTGGCAGATGTCAGCTGCGCAGCGGATGCCTGGATGATGGTTGATGATGCTCATGGCCTGGGATGTATCGGTAAAGAAGGGCGGGGCAGCGTTGATCACTTCGGGCTTGGGCAGGATGATGTGCAGATTCTGATGGGAACGCTGGGCAAAGCATTCGGGACTGCCGGAGCATTTATCGCCGGTTCAGACGTGCTGATCGAAACCTTAATTCAGCATGCCCGCAGTTATATCTATACCACCAGTATGCCGCCGGCCGTTGCTGCTGCAACCCTGCGGAGCTTGCAACTGGTGCGGGAAGAAGAATGGCGGCGGGAAAAACTTCGGGCGTTGATCGCACAGTTCCGGACCGGCTGTGAGTCACTGGGTTTAGCTTTAATGGATTCACAGACACCTATTCAGCCGGTGATGGTCGGTAGCAGTGAGACGGCTATGCAGATGAGTGCAGCGCTGGAAGCAAAGGGTATCTTTATTACGGCAATCCGCCCGCCGACCGTGCCGAAGAATGAAGCCAGGTTACGTGTAACCCTCAGTGCCAGCCATACTGAAGCGGACGTTGACCGTTTGCTGGTCGCGCTCAGTGAGGTGAAGATATGA